Below is a window of Xyrauchen texanus isolate HMW12.3.18 chromosome 1, RBS_HiC_50CHRs, whole genome shotgun sequence DNA.
cttgaaagccaatttattgaacgcgattatggattgatcttaacggcaTATCACAGATCCGATGTTGCAAACATGatacttccaggagtgccaacacaaatatctcgtatcatgcacatcgacaagtgcacggagaattgcacaaagatgttttaaatgaaaaataaatacacaattctAGGAGAAAAGCTTGTTTTTTTAACACTAACATATAGCCCAATTctgttaaattattgtttagtttacttttgaaaaaatgccggccAAATCccctatattaaataaaataaattaccaaatgaaaaaagcattacatCAAAACAAttcattaccaaatgaaaaaatatatatttttttagacctatatatgccttttatttacacaaacttaaattagccataccctgttctgtagaccaaaaaagtcggctgaatgacattctcagaatgttctagactttgTTGCTAGACTAGACTGCTCCATTTTGATTGCAATTTCtcatctgattgcttttatttatgaaattaaaatgacggttagctggctaatttcaatgaattgtctcagtactctccccattttaccaaaatttCAGAGGAAAGagattagggacatctgggatgTAAATTATCGATaagcacacatttctgtatggaaacggcttcagggcagatttcttttgagataaaccaaaacttatgcgacaaagtgtttttttaggcatgatgtcatcacgcacactaattttatcgataaaaggccatttgaatggaaacaggcagaagacggcaaaaTAGCACGAAAAGTGGATGAAACTAGGCTATAGTCAGTTTTGTATCATATTAAACTCATATTTATCGATACTTTTAAGTATTCAATGGATTATAAATGTATCTATGATCTAAATTCCTCTCGCTTTGTCCGGCATTTTGGATTTATTTggattggatttatttttccaccgaGCTCATCATGTTACATACTGGTACATACAGGAAGGACAATgttaccttagaatttggccaaaacaatatatattagtTGGTGgtataattaagatacctacatTTTGGAATAGCTTTGtgtctatgatgtcttaaaattctGCCTCCGGAggatgctcactaggttttggaacagacccactgTGTTTTCTCTATGTACATCTGCTGCCTTATCTAAATCCAAATTGCTGTATTCAAACACTGTTCCTTTTTTTGCTGTTTTACGTAACATGAAACTTGTTTGTCACATACACCAGTCATATGGTGGTTTTgtgattttaaagacattttgatCTTATGGTTTATGCTCTTAACAGTCCCAACAggattttacagtattttaatttaattactgaGGCCCAAATTGACTGAATTTGCTGTGGCTTTTCTTAAAAATTGTGATTCAATGTggcatttgtttttattgttttacaataaagaattaaaaattaaaatagtaTCGGATAGTTGTGTAATGACAGCAGAAGTTAAATTACCTGCAAATATTGCAGTGCTTAATAACTGAATATGAAGTAAGCAagcaaatataataaatacacacaaaacagGATACATATAAGAGGTGAAATCCATCAGATGTTGTAGATAATATGAGATTAATAGAAGaaccataattatttttatttaaaagatttcatccggacaatgcaagtaaactttGACATGGTTAAAATGTAGacctacaataaaaatataaactaaataCACAGAGAATGaggattcagtaatgatggggATGCAAgatgttttattaaacaaaaaaataatatggAGTAATAACAACAGTGCTATATGGGGAAAAAATATCCTTGTTGCAGACTTGAGGGTTGTTCCATAAAACAAGATTAGAAAATAAGCCAGGCTTATTTTGGTTAGTCAGACTTATTGTCGGTGAATTCTGTTTCATAAAGCAAACTTAAAATAGTTCAAACTCAGTTACCCTGGAAACTTATGCTGGGAAACTAGCCTGGTCCGGGGCAGGCTAACTGTCAGGCTAAGCCTGAAAGGATGCTTAACCAGAATACCGTTTTAacactgacccactgggaatgtgatgatatTACATCGGACTCTCTGGCATGCTGCCATTTTATTTCATGTAACCACTATCAGTCcaacaatgaaaacaaatgcactttaaaaataaatgtaatacattcgaACATACAAAAAGTGAAACAAATGTAAATTAAAGGTAGGCCTATTTGTTTAGTTGGTGTGATTTTTGTAATGAATCAATTAAATGTCTATAAATAGGGAGCTCCACCCATATGTGTAGGAGGACGCATATAGTCATGGCGTGTCCTTTCATTGATGAGGTGGTGGATGAGGGAGCGATAATCATACGCAGGGCATTTCAGAGAGAACGTACTTTCAGGGACAGGGCAGACCCGTTGGCTTTTTCTGACTACTACCTGCATGAGCGGTATAGATTCTCGAGGGAAGGGATAGCATAGATTACTGAGCCCACACATCGCAAATAGCACACGGCGCAATAAAGCGCTCACAGTCCCACAGACTGTGTGCATTGCACTTCGGTTTTTTGCCAGCGGATCATTTTTGTACACAGTTGGAGATGCAGAGAATATCAGCAAAGCATCGGTTTGCCGCTCTGTACGAATTGTGTACCTGTCTtcaaaaaaaatacttaatgtgTTCATCACCTTCCCTGGCCACAGAGCGATTCACAGTATTAAACAGGCCTTTTATGGAATCGCTGGTAAGTTCAAATAAGAACTATATAgaaaatggaaatatttattgtctgttaatgtaaGACAGGCAATTGACAGACAAACACTTAACTTTTGTAGCTTTCCCAAATGTTATCGGAGCTCTGGACTGCACCCACGTGCGCATAAAGCGCCCGTCTGGTCCGCATGAAGCAGACTTCGTTAATAGGAAATCATTACACAGCATCAATGTACAGGTACAGTCCCACTGAGATTATATTGTAGGCTAGAAGCGACTGTTCTTTACAATAAGCTGGGCACCAGTGTTCTATTCATTGCAAATGCATTAAcaattctatttatatatatctatgtaAGTCCAATGTAGTGacctacatttttaattatttagatgATTTGTGATGCAGATTGCATCATCACAAATGTAGAGGCAAAATGGCCTGGCTCAGTGCATGATTCCAGAATCTTTCGGGCCTCTTCTCTTTCCCACCAACTGGCACAAGGTATGTTAGTCACTTAACATATAGCAAAAACTACAGCTTTAAAATACCTTCACCAAATTcaatgcttacatttttttttttttttgattcagGTCAATTCTCAGGAGTTTTGCTGGGAGACAAGGGATATGCATGCCTGCCTTATCTCTTGACTCCCTATCAGGAGACGCAGACTGAGGCACAGCACAACTACAATATTGCCCATGCACGCACAAGAGCTTGTATAGAGATGGCATTTGGGCTCATCAAGTCAAGGTTCCAGTGCCTGAATTACCTCAGAGTGATTCCACAAAGGGCATGTGACATTGTAGTTGCATGTGTTGTGCTACATAACATTGCCTGTCTGAGGAGAGAGAGGCAACCAAGGATGGTTGTAGAGCAAGACTGGGACATTGAAGGCATTTTTGATGACAATGAAATAGGCAGGGTTATAAGAGACAGTTATGCCAATAATTATTTTGGTTAATACTGTCCAAACCATGTTAAAAGTTTTCACTTTCCCCTTAATTTACCAGACACacaagtcatatttatttttttattttatttaggttgAAGCTGGCTGTTGGGGGTGAAAACATACAATTAAATGtggtcaaaaaacaaaaaggtcatgtgtcatttttttaaatatggcagTTCTACTTGCATTTTTCTCAAGCTGTTGGATTTCCAGCTCCAACTTTCTCATCTTGAGTTTTTTATATTGGATGTCAGTATCTATGGCCTCCATTTGTTTCAGGAGATACCTTTTCTAGACTCCCTTTATGTTCTGGGTTTTGTAGGAACAGAAATGTAAGTTTTTTCAGTTTGATCTAGTGCTCTTggcacttttttttataattttttaatactcACTTGGTCACATGTGGTCCCAGACTGAGAGGACTCTAGAAGGGTGTCAGCATCCTGTTGCCAATAATGGAAATACACACAATTTAGCACCTCACAGGTAggcttttaaatatataatgtgtAAATCTGTGCCTACCTCAGGCCTCCTTGAACATACTGACACagtctcctcatcctcctcaactGTAGATGGGCCTTCAACCTAAAACCATTAATTAAACTTGGTTTAATAAATCACCACTTGACAAATCAGTGCTTTAAACTCATACTGTCATACTCACAAGGTTTAGCATGATGTCTGGTGGATCCAGAAAGCACACAGAATTTGGCATCActataaaacaaaaagatttaGTTAGGAatgcaagaataaaaataaataaaataaacaaaataccttTTAAATAGTGATCTCTTATACTGGATGGAATGGATCCAGATGCTGTTCCCCCCTCTATTCCCTCAATGACAGGCCTCCCTTTATTCAGGTCTAATGCCAGCTTCTCTGCAGGAGTAAAGTTGGCTTTTGGTGGCCCTCCCCCAGTGCCAGCAACCTCACTCTTCTTTTTGGCAGCTGCAATTATTAAACATCATGAGACTGGACAGTTGTAACATCAAGCTGGTTATGCTTAAGTACTTACATATATTTATACTTTATAATTAATACTTACCATtctgaacaatatttttatattttattttcacctgCTGCCATGTTATTTTTCCTTCACTTAATTTGCTGCTGTaaaagttacacacacacacacttcaatgtATTGTGACAAACATTtcatttaactttaataaaatatagtaatgtaggcctacattaaTTGCTACTTACGCATTGAGACGATCAGCAATTTCCTGCCAGCCTTTTTCTCTCGTTTTATTAATTGCTGTGGTATTTCCTTTTTTGTAATCATGTGTTTAAATTCTTCGTAAGATTCGAGAAGTAAACGctgctctctctttccctttagTTGCCATGTTAAATTGATGAATCTATGCTCCACCATCAGGGCTTCTTAAGAATAGCGTGCACGCGCAATTATCTAGAATAGATAAACCTGGTTCAAATTAGTGAGATTGTGTGAACTTGAATTACCTTTTATGAAACCGCCTTAAGCCCCAACTGATTTGTTAGGTTAATTCAAGTCGGGTTTTGGAGCTTAATCCCTGCTTTTCTAAGCTTCTTTTATGAAACAACCCCCAGGTGTTAGaagttaataaacaaacaaacaactggtcctgcagtgtttgtgttatTGATCTGGATGGTACGTCAAATCTTGTGGCTTGAATAGAGGTTAGCTATTACATTGTTAGTGAGCAGACATGCGTAGTCGATAAAACGCgtggaaaaaatacaaaaaactctAATTTAAGGCAGTACCCAAGTCATATATTGAGACCAGAATATTATAGAAACttgctgtctgttttttttttatttttatttgggccAGTATGTAAGTAACTacacagaacaccctatcaaTCACATaagaacatgctaaaaaccactctgaacaccttagcaaccacacaatTGACCTTATATTTACAGCAGCggtatctttgatttttgacgggaatgacaatAAATCAGCGAGGGATATAAGCACAATCTGTACTGCAAtttcaagtgtttttgtattgttctgttgacaaaacattgaaaaaaaaaaaaaaacagctttccaaAAATTAGACATCAAACTCaagtggaaaatcagatgtgatctaagaACTTTTTacagctccatacaatgcatgcCATTGAATCCCCAGAAAATGCCAAAATCTTGTTTCtaatatttttgcctttaaatgACTCTGTCCCTCTTTCAGCATAGAAAGCTTCCAGAATCTATTGCCAACTATTTCTCAGCTGGAGAAGGTTAGTGGGTGTTTATTtcctttattaaaatgtgttctgGCTAAGACAATGAAGGAGACATTGAGGTGAGTTATATTTGCTTCATTCAAGATCAAATGACTTCTAGAAATGATGCAAGTCCACACAACTTTTATGTAcatttgaattcagaagtttacatacatttgggttgaagtcattaaaacacatttttttaactactccacagatttaataggCTATTAGAAAACTATATTTCTCTAtagtaaaacattaaatattcTAATATAGCAAGTTGTTTCGGACATCTACTTTGTTCATGACACTGAACcgtctattttcaaataacaggataCGCCATAACCATAGCGTTTTTAATATGCTTGTTAAATTGAAGTTCagtttgaagatgctgcattgtgttgCATTTAGCTGCGctttgtctagctgtttgaaacactcgcctggTGTGTGTCCCCAAATTTTGTGAGGAAAGCCACGATTCTCTGGATTGTTGCTGTCATTCATgaagtgttccattcaactcggagagtctgaatttccacctttcaactggggagAGAGCAAAAGTGAAAGAAAGAAGCTGAGAGACGAGTGCCA
It encodes the following:
- the myadma gene encoding uncharacterized protein myadma isoform X2, giving the protein MPLVLQPSRLMWARLTALVFTCVAFSVASHGGSLFGGMGDLSVFCWAFSFAGTLLVLFVELMGLQSRAPVSWTNFPITFACYAALLCLSASIIFPLYFLKGNQSRGEIRDHRTAASVFSCLATLAYLVEMICDADCIITNVEAKWPGSVHDSRIFRASSLSHQLAQGQFSGVLLGDKGYACLPYLLTPYQETQTEAQHNYNIAHARTRACIEMAFGLIKSRFQCLNYLRVIPQRACDIVVACVVLHNIACLRRERQPRMVVEQDWDIEGIFDDNEIGRVIRDSYANNYFG